The Rhizobium sp. WSM4643 genome contains the following window.
TCGCAGGCCGAAGCCTTTGCGCGGGATTTCGTGGCGGGGCAGATGGCGAATTACCTGCAAAGCGGAACCGATATCAAGAGCACGACGGCCGTCAATGTCCAGGCAACGACATCGGGCAAATCGACATCGTACCAGGTTACGGTTTCGCCGAGTTACGACTTCACGGTCAATCCGCTCATGCAGGCGGTTGGCTTCAAGACGCAGCATCTCTCGACCTCCGGCACGACGATCGGCGGTCACTCACAGACCCAGGGCTCCATCTCGATGTATCTCGCTCTCGATAAGTCGGGATCGATGGGAGAGAACACAGCGACTGTCAACGTGGCTTCGCCAACGGAACCCTACACCTACGACTGCAACCCCCACTTGAACGGAAATGGCACTAAGGTGGTCTACGACAAATGCACCGGCAGTCGCACGAATTATTACACCAAAATAGAGGCGCTGAAGCTCGCCGCCGGCAACCTCTTTGGTCAGCTCAATAGCGCCGATCCCAATGCCGAATATGTACGCACAGGCGCGGTATCTTACGATATCGTTCAATATCCAGCCAGCAGTCTCGCCTGGGGGACTGCCGGTGTCTCAAGCTATGTCAATGCGCTTCAGGCAAGTGGCGGCACGAACTCCAGCGGCGCAATGGCCACAGCCTACTCGTCTTTAACTGCCAAGAACGCGGCCGGGAACGACGCCGAAGACGCCGCCCACAAGCAGAAGAGCGGGCAGGTGCCCAAAAAATACATCGTCTTCATGACCGACGGCGATAATAATAACGACGCGTCTAACGGCCGCTCATACGACACGCTGACCAAGGCGACATGCGACACGGCGAAGTCCAAGGGCATCGAAATCTATACGATTGCCTTCATGGCACCCTCGGGCGGGCAGGCGCTGCTGCATTATTGCGCCTCCGATGACGCGCATTATTTCCAGGCGGAAAAGATGGAAGACCTGCTTGCCGCCTTCAAGGCGATCGGAGCGAAGGCTTCCGCGCAGCTGACGCGTCTGACGAACTGACGATCGGTCCCCTCGAAAAGCCGAACAAAAAGCCGCTCCGGAACAAACAGGAGCGGCTTTTCGTTATCGCTATCCCACCCATCTGATCGGGAAAAGCGATTGAAATCAACCCCTCGACCC
Protein-coding sequences here:
- a CDS encoding pilus assembly protein, translated to MSTSFLHPCLRRMLGDRGGNFGIMTAIVLPVLFGAAGMAIQVGDILLSKQQLQEAADSAALATATALANGTIQTSQAEAFARDFVAGQMANYLQSGTDIKSTTAVNVQATTSGKSTSYQVTVSPSYDFTVNPLMQAVGFKTQHLSTSGTTIGGHSQTQGSISMYLALDKSGSMGENTATVNVASPTEPYTYDCNPHLNGNGTKVVYDKCTGSRTNYYTKIEALKLAAGNLFGQLNSADPNAEYVRTGAVSYDIVQYPASSLAWGTAGVSSYVNALQASGGTNSSGAMATAYSSLTAKNAAGNDAEDAAHKQKSGQVPKKYIVFMTDGDNNNDASNGRSYDTLTKATCDTAKSKGIEIYTIAFMAPSGGQALLHYCASDDAHYFQAEKMEDLLAAFKAIGAKASAQLTRLTN